TGGTGACTTTTGAATTCGTAGTTTGGACAAACCTGAGTGGAAATTCATAGCAAAACCAAACATACTTCTAACCTAGagacttttttcccctaacaAAATTGAAAGCTTTTGCAAGCAATGATTGTGTGAGAGCTTCTTGAAGCAGATACGAGACTGTGATGCCAGGTTTTGACTGATCTCAATTAGTGTGCCCGTCTTTTTGATCCTGAGAGTCAGGTGCTAGTGTGGACGTACCAGTCTGGTCCCAACCTCTTTGCACTGGAGCGGCAGACCGATCTTTGGAGATGAGTCAGTGATGCAGGTGCATCAGCCAACAGTCCTGTGAGtgcttctggcagctgctgctcccaTAACTGACAGGGCTGTGGGACAGCAAACTGGTGAGGCATCTCTCACAGCTTCTGCTGCCATACTGACTCCACGGCAGCACATTCTGCTGTCCCTGCGGCATTAGCAGGCGAGGGCAACAGCAGGCTGTGTCAAGAAAGCATTAGGTCTGTGCTGTCTTGTCCGTGGAGCTGGGTGGAAGCAGCCTGTGGCTCAGGACTTTGAAGTCCTTCCTATGTTTCAGTACTGTATTATTTAGATATCTTAACAGCTGGAAATTTTAAATGGCTGTCTGCTTTAAAAGTAGAGTAGATCTAGATACCTCAACAGATCATGCCCTCAGTGGGGGCCAGGTTTCTCTCCCTGCAGTTCCtaatgtcatctctaagcaatgGGATATCCCGCTTTCTCCTGACGTTGTTTCTGCTTCAGATACTACCTTTCAATGACTGCAACTTTTGTACCTTTGCTTTTTTGAGGGCTCTCAAATCATCCTGATCAAGTCATCAGACTTAGTCtccattttctttcagatacCAAGATTGCCCTGCGTGATAGTCATTTCTCTGTGGGTTTTCACTTTGCTTGAACAATTGTCACCTTGCAATAGTTGCTAGTCCTTTAAGTTGGTATAAGAACTCCTTTCCTTTGCTGTGGATTTTAATCTTAATGTGAAGGCAAAAAAAGGCACACATCCAGAACAGTTTGCAGTTTGACTTCAGAACTGCACTGTGGATCAGGAATGCTAAGGTGTAGATAGATTGATTAGAGACTAAGGGGATTTAGGTATTCTGTAACCAAAAGATAACACAGCTAACAAATTACAGCAGTGCTAGGAGGCTGAGTTGGTATTTTCTTTAGAAAGTTACTCGCACAAGTACTTGTCTGAGCTGGTTGTCTATCTTTGCAATGCAAATCAAGTCCAACAGTTTACCTGTGTGATATGTTGTATGCTGTCACTTTATGCACCAAAATGTggtaattaattaaaatttttttgagAGGGGATATACAGGAATTACTATTATGGGACAAATGGCCCCAGTTTCCATAGCTGTACACAATAATCTAAGATTTTACTAATCAAGTCTCGTCGTAATGTTTGAGTTTTTCCTGTAACTAAATtgcaagctcttttttttcccccctagacATGTGGAATGTTGATCACTAAATCAAGACTCCATTGTATGGATTTTACTGTTCAATGTGTAAACCATGTTCTTTCCAACTTGTAGATTCTTGTGGACACTGTTTGGGCTTTGTCCTACTTAACAGACGGCGGAAATGAACAGATACAAATGGTGATTGATTCAGGAGTTGTACCTTTTCTAGTTCCCCTTCTGAGTCATCAGGAGGTTAAAGTTCAAGTAAGTCTGGTTCAGTTGCTATTGAATAGTCCTTTGTAAGCTATTTTCTAAAAAATGTGCCTGAGAGCATTTATTAGTGGAGTACTGAGATGAGCATTTATAGATTTGTTTGTTGCAGGTAAAACTGAACAAAAGAGGTTACCTACACTTGGGAAAAAAGATTGTTAAAATGAACGAAAACTCAAACAAAACAGTTCTAATATAGTTTTCAGTGACATGTTTAACTTCCATTGTGTGATTTACCAGGGGCACCTTCCTTTCGTAGTCCTGAAACATTTAATGACAGCAGATTCTACGTTTTGCAGAATTCAAGTTATATGCTCTTTTCTGTTGCTGCATACATGGTTGTGCATATTCTGTCTGAATAGCTTATAGAAATCAATGAATATTTTGGGACCTTTTGaatgttaaaatatttgcagatgcAGAGTCCTTGTAGTAAAGTAAATTTCTAATTAGCTACAAAAAGTAGGTTAATTGAGCTTGTTTGAAGAATTTCAAAGACAAAGGAAACTAGAAGTTAGTGTGTGCTTGATTTTTATAAACCAGCTGTTGTAACTGGTGCTGTGTGTTTGTTGTGTTTGTTTAGTTTGTACTTTGGATGAGACTTGGCTGTCTTGCAATTTGTCAGACCAGTTCACTTGATGAAAAGGAGTCTCTCCAGTATTCTGTCACTTGTAAAGCATTTAATAACCGATACATAAAGACATAAAGTCCACTTCTGAAAGTCAACTGGGAGTCAGTAAGAAGAAAAGTAgtcatgggtttttttaattctgtagcaGAGAGCTGAATGGAGAAGTAATCAGCCTTGGCAGACACAGTCAAAGCCTAGAAACAGTTGATGTAATTGTAACTCAGATCAGATATGTGATGAATTAACTCCTCTattgttttcatattcttttcatttttaatctttACACTTTGAGTTGAGCTGCAGTGCGTCTATTCAGTAAAATGCTGTACTGTGCGTTTCTGTTTTGATGAAACAGTACCCATTTTTAGGATGAAGTGCTAAATTgtattttgcaaattctttttgtAAAGAGATGTCCTAAAACACTCTTTGTTTTAGCATAAGTAACAGCAATGTCTTtaacatgcaatttttttttctttcccactttgGATATTCAGACAGCAGCACTGAGAGCAGTAGGCAACATAGTAACTGGTACTGATGAACAGACACAAGTTGTTCTCAATTGTGATGTTTTGTCCTATTTCCCAAATCTCCTGACGCATCCAAAAGAGAAGATAAATAAGGTATGATTTGTTTCTTCGTAACGAGATGTTTTtgtttaagaaataaaacagtgGCATGTTACAGAAGAATTTCTTACAGCTATGATCTCTGGCATGTGAGCAATTTTGTATAAAGACGCAGCCTTTGAGGCTGGTGCTTAATTAGGGCTAAAGCCAAACAGGCATAATGAGGATCCACGCATTGGTGTTGATGCCTAGTGCTTTTGGGGAGGACTGATGGTTTTTGGAGTGTGATACTTTTTTTCGTTTGCGAAGTGAGTAACTGGCTAACTTGCATTATAGCTTTTCGTAACTAGAGTGTGTTACTTTTGGTTGAGTCCAGTGAGTTGATCGAGTCAGTTTTTCCACTCCACCTTTTCATAGTGGAGTTCGTTCTTTTGTCTGTCTTCACATTCAAGGATGTAGGGAGTGCCACTGTCCTGTTCTGAAAACTCTCACTGCATTTACTTTCCTTCCTTTTGGCTGAGGTAACTTCACTGCTGCAAGGACTGTATTGAATAGGGGGAGTTAGGTGAAAGAAAGTGATCAGTACACTCTTTTCCAGAGCTGTATTTCatgttatttgcattttttaaaaaaatcattgtgcTGTATTCCACTGCAAAGATAGGACTGGTTGAGGCAGCGGCTTTTCTGTTTAGCTTACGCGATTCCCCCACTTAGCGTGCCATTGAGAGAAAATCTGTTTGTGAGAAATCTGTGTTTCTTCAGGCCCTGTCAACTGTGGAGAACTCTGAAGAAGTTATCTATGACAGTTCAAGCTGCTGTGATTTGTTTCTCCCTGCCCTTGAAGAGTTCTTTTTGAATGCCAAGAAAGGAATTATGTATAAGGGGAGTCTAGAAATGCTTTAAGTGTATGTTGTTAGGggtaaatacaaataaaagcaagATAGACATCCCTAAAAATGGAACCCATTACAGTTTTTTCCTGTAGTACTTCATAACTGGCTGCTTGCCACATCTGTTTGTCTTTCACTTAAGACTGGAGCCTTTTTAAGATGTTCTGGATTGCCTGGACGAGTAACCAGGAATTTGTAACTGCCATTAGACAGGTGTTAGCTATGCTGATGAACCACCTGAAGGAGATAACTGCTGAGTAAAGTCTAGGGACTGAGAGTCCTGTCTGATCCTTGGATGAGCTTGGTGAGCTCCGCTtcatgtttcaggaaaaaaacggGATCTGGAGTTGGTCTTCCTTGTATCAGCACAGAGAGCTACTGATGAGCTGTCAGTAGTAGGATTACTCCTTTTTTATATGAGGTTTTACCagttttcctattttctttgcaaaactgaTTGAAAGTTTAAAACATGGTTGCGACTTCAGCAGTGCAAAGTGGATGTAAGGTTTAAGTCAGTATTGCGCCTGATGTATGGAGACACTCCTTGTGGAAGTAATGATCTGGCCCAATGGATTAATCATACCAATTTTGCATTGATCCCCTGCATGTTTGGCTTCAAGGTGCGATAAAGACTTGTGTGCTAGAagtgctgctggggaggaaacCTGGAGGCTGTGTTTAGTGATCGGTCATGGTACGATTTTAGGTTTTGAGGTTGTTTTGTGTAGTTTGgatgttgggttggtttttttttttcatctgttgaCTAGTTGTTAAAagtgttctgcttttttgttttgtccaATTGTAGGAAGCAGTTTGGTTCCTTTCCAATATCACAGCAGGAAACCAGCAACAAGTTCAGGCTGTAATAGATGCTGGGCTAATCCCTATGATCATACACCAGCTGGCTAAGGTCAGTCAAACTATCAGCTATGCAAGTTGTCATCCTCTTTTTATAAATCTGACATGAGGAGTCTGTGATTTTTAGTAATAAGCTTGACAGATGTTTCCATGCTGATTTTAATgagatattaattttatttttcaggggGACTTTGGAACACAAAAGGAAGCTGCTTGGGCAATTAGCAATTTGACAATAAGTGGGAGAAAAGATCAGGTATGTGTAGTGGGATTTCAAATTGCCACTAAAATGTTCCACATGCAGCCATTTGTAGGAAGCACAAtgttgaaagttttttttttttattctttgattaTTTAGGTTGAATACCTTGTACAGCAAAATGTAATCCCACCGTTCTGCAATCTACTCTCAGTAAAGGATTCTCAAGTGGTACAGGTGGTGCTGGATGGTCTGAAAAATATCCTGATAATGGCTGGTGATGAGGCTAGCACAATAGCTGAAATTATAGAAGAGTGTGGAGGTAAGTGCTTATtaggcttttaaaaaattcaatttgCTAGACAGCATTCTATATTCCCCTTGCTGCCCTTGATATttactacagcttttttttttttaaccatgggCTATTTGAATAAGCAAGTGAGACTTGTAATgagagaaaaggcttttttttctgtttagtttggTTTAGGGATGGTCATGTTGGAGGCAATTGTTGAAGGAGCTTTCTGTAGCTTAGATATTTTTTAGGTTTAAATGATAATTGTACTACTTTTCATCTGATTACTGAATATACTTCGTTTTGTGGTAAAACATACAATTCTTGCTTTATGGCTTTCGAAGGAGTTGTTAGGGTCAAATTTCATTACAGACCAAAGCAGGATGAGGAGTCGGACTGTTGCAATCCAAGTTTTAACACATGTTAATTAATGTCTCATAGTAAGATAGCAGTAAAGGGATGTTTAAGAACTTGCTATACTGGACATTTTTCCCTTGTATCATACAATATCCAGCTCTTGGTGTGAGACTTTATCGCCTTGTTGTTTTAAACTCATACGCAACACACAAAACAAGCCACTTCCTTTTGGTGATGTACAGAAAGCACAGTAACTGGAACAAAAACTATGTAGTAGCTTACATATGTAGTACGTACTATGTATGTAGTTTTATCTATAAAGAAAGAAGTTTCTATTATTCCTTCTTCATAAATTGTGATATTCCATGGTGTGCAAAGGTTcacaaactacttttttttccatcttggaGACAGACAGATATTTTGTTAGACAATGTTTGCAAACAGAACCTATGTCTTTTCTCGTATGTTTCAATAGTAAtgtagtaattatttttcttagtttAGTTTTTTCAAAATAGTCAGTAATTCACTTTAGTTTAAACTTGTAAAAactcttctccattttcttttatcCAGGGTTAGAGAAAATTGAAGCCTTGCAACAGCACGAGAATGAAGACATTTATAAACTAGCATTTGAAATCATAGATCAGTATTTCTCTGGTGATGATGTAAGTACATTAAAGATTGAAGAGAGTGTGTGTGTTGTGCTGTTAGCTCAGTATGTACATTGTCACTGTTCCTCAGTTCCAATTGTCATGAGCATAGGTTATCTGGGAAGTCGGTTTTCTTGTTCCCGTTTCAGTACAGCTTCCCATAATTGAAAATCTTTGAAGAGTTTTTCAATACCAAGAATTTTCTTCAGCAACATCAAGATGACTGCTCTCATTTTGTCTAATAAATTGATTGACACTGACCTAATTTTGTCACACTAACATGTAAATTGACATGTAATTGTGATTGGAATCTAAACAGTTCTCTGGCTCTCCTTTTTACTTTCTTGTACATCAGCCTTTGGAGTGGGGGGTGGATCCTTATTTTCAGATAGATAACTTTCAGCTCTGTAGTTGCTCAGTCTGAATTCTGCATTGAAGAGAGGCATCAAAACTGTAATGCTTTCTGCAGCTGATTGATCTAGACCATCTGATATTTTGTTGCACCCTGATTAGGTATTTTGACCCTTTGGGTTCTCgctctttctgctgctggctgcttgtGAGTGTCTCAGAAGTACTTCAACAAGCAATTTGAAGACAAATAATAATTACCTTTTCTAGGCCATTCAGGGTGTCTGTAGTTCTGCAGCCTAGCTGAACTAGGTCTTCAGTTCTTCTCTTAAATTGAACTCTCCAGATGCCAGCTCCAACTTTAGACCTCCTTTATTTTCAATTCATGGGCCCATCATATGTGATTGTAAAGTTAGCCATCAGAAGTTAAGATAAAAGTTCCCTATGCTTTTAGTGATTCTGTGAGCAATGTCTAATAGTCTCCATAATGGCTCTGAGACTTCTGTAGCTAACCGAAGAGCAGTTTAGTTGGTGTGGGTGGAAAAATATCCCTTTTGAGGTTAGTACTCCCTTCTGTGTATTTACTTTTTACATAAACTAATGCAACTCGATTTGTGCCTGATTTGCTGAATTTACCTCCTTTACGCAGGAGCAAAACTTCAGATTATTGTTTATACTGTTACCATGTTTTCTGGGGCTTCTGAAActcaaaatcatagaaattcCATGACTGGGAGATAGGAGTTATAACATACTGCCTGAAAATTTGTCTGGCTTTAACTATAAGTAGGAAAATAACCCTTGTCATTTGAGGactgggacacacacacacaacaccaaacaccaaaccaaaacaaaaaccccaacacaaacagacaaataaaaaaacccagaaagtcCAAATTGCCCTAGGGTGACAAGACACTGATTATGTTAGTGTCCTTGGCAGTGTTCAGATTGACTGCCCAGGAGTATTCCTGCCTTCTGTCACTTCAGGATCTTCTGTATTCTCAGGAGATGTTGCTGGCTACTAGATATCCCTTCGCTGTTAATCCCATCTGCTCCTTTGCTGAGCCCTGTAAAGTGCACAGGCATCTACTTTGTGACCAGCACTAATGGCTTCCTGACTTTAGTTTATTGTGTTGAAGGCATGTGAACTTAGGTAGCGTTGCTTTGTAGTACCCAGAAGTGCTAATCTATCAACTTACAAACATTTTGCAAAGCATTTCTAAAACAGATTTGGTCATCATGACGTGCCCTGCTCTTCCTCCTGAGGATCATTGCTGTCACCAAAGGCCTTAATCTCTCCCTCCAATTTAGGTATTGTCACCCAAAGTAAAGGGAAACAAAGATTTTAGGTGAGTCAGTTCTGCTGTCTGATCTACTCCAAAGCCAGATCTCAGAAAGCTATTTAGGCCCCCACACAAGGGCTCTTAACTGCTGCAGAATGACACTCAGTTTGAAATGAGGTGTGGTTCCTGCAGTCTGGTTTGTAGGGGTGGTGTGCCCAGAGAACAGATGCAGCTGGTGATTTGGAGGAGGACGGGTAGGCTTTGGAGTTGTGCGTGTTGATGCTACTGACCAGGTTATTTGCTCCTAGAGGCAGTGAATACTGAAATTCTAACAGCTCAGAGGAAGTTGGGTGAAGTTGGATACTGATGCCTTGCATTCTATATCCATGGAGTAATGATATAATTTggattatatattttatatatatatatatatataaaatggatttaaaaaatttCAGATTGCACTTATGAGAGCTATATAAAACTGCTCTGAAATGAGTAATTCTATCAAAATCTGAAGGAAAGAGGAGATACTGAATACTTTTAAGCTTTATGTAAGTATTTCtatcagctgctgaaaaaaaattattttcatgttgAAAGAAAACTGGAGATAGTACAAAACTAATTTTGGAATTCACAACTGGTGATTAGCCAGCTCCAGAAGTACTAAAAATTGGCATTGAAAATTAAATCACACAACTAAAATAGCAACTGCTTTGACCAAGCAGCAGCCCAGTCTCTAACCATTTCAATTTTCTGTTTCCCTAATGGTATTAGAGCAGAGTTGGTGTGTTGTTCTTTTTAAACATATTTGAGAATTGAATTGGGAAAACTGATCTAATTTTATtgcaataatattttaaaaaagaaaatattaacactTGTGAATCTCTTCTACGTGTGCTGAACTGTGAGGGAAACAGGCCTCTCATGCacttttgttgttgtattttatAGATCGATGAAGATCCCAGTCTCATTCCCGAAGCTACTCAAGGAGGTACTTACAACTTTGACCCAACGGCCAACCTTCAAacaaaagaatttaatttttaagttcGAAAAAGTGCAGCTTCTCTGTCCCACACCAGTATGAAGCACCACCAGATGGCTACCAAGTGAAGAAACAAAAGGCTCCAAGACACACATGCCTCTTCGTTTTGATGCTTCTAAAGCAAGCCATGTATCGGTCACTTTGCAGTTGCCAAACGTCACTATCCCATGGACTGTAAATGCATATGCATGATCTCTTAAACTGTTTCAGAATTCTTTTTAACAGTCCCAACtacctttttttgcctttttcctggtGCCACATGCTGACAACCGCAATTTGCAGTTTTGTTAAGAATATTCCATAGTGGTGGCACATTGGCTTTCCACGGAAAAGCAGCTTCTTTGGAAAATGGTGCGCTGTGGATCAAGACACTTTGGTATGATGCGTACATTTTGGAAGACTTTACAGGGGCCCAGTTTGCTCTGAGCCTCCATCATCATCCTCCACAAACATATTTTCATATACTTTATGTGGAAGAATAGATTCGAAAATGCAAGCCAAATGAATTTCAATggtgaaactgaaataaaagtaacttaaaaaaacaaaaaaaaaaccaaaaaaaaaaccaacacttgGCAATTGATTAAACacttaagtttaaaaaaaacaaaaaaaactactTCAGCTATCAGTAATTGATGTGTGTTCATTAACTGCCTCAGAAACCAGGGTTGGAGAATGAACTGTAGATTTGGACTGGTAAAGCTTTTGCCATTATACCTAATTTTTGAGAACAGCGAGCCCTATTTGACCACTCACTTCAGCCTGTGTGTTCCTGCTGTTTTGAAGTAATCAAATGCTGTGCATGGTATTTTACCTGAGCTACAACCTGTTATGGACTTGAACTTCTGTTTAAGCTGAAAGCAAGAGTCCCAGActgtagagagagaaaaaaaaaatctgtccaaaaAATGTATTAGTTAAAAAGAATCTTGCTTTCAACTTTCAGTAGTcagtatattttgttttaaattgataATTGGATATGGTTGATTTATATTGGGTTTAAACTGTGGAGCTTTCATGTTTACTGTAATTTAGTCTTAAACTATTTTTTACTTAGTAACCAGTGCTTATGATGATGTGGTTGGCAACAAACCAGCAACTACGTAGAAGCGTCATAAAAGCTTCATTCTTGGAGTATCGGAAGAGTAACTCGGATATTAGTCTCAAATCTTATCcatgtgattaaaaaaagatgcaaactGGTTGATGTGTGAGGCTGTATGAAAGCTGCCGCTATTCAGCATAAACCTGATGTGCAGCGCACATTAAATAACTTTACATAAGGTATGTGAGGTCATTGCTTTTGGAAAATCATCTGACCCAGTCATTTTCAAAGGGAATTTGGTATTGCTGGGGTGAAGATTGATAACTTTGAAATTCTGTAAGCTATCACACAaactggttttgttgctgttgtttactGGGTGTAATTTCCCAATGCATTGATGTGAAGGGATAGAAAAATCTAAACTAACTTAGTTATTGGATGTGGGTTGTATTTACTGTGATGAAGATAAGGACAGATGCCATCAGAGCTTTGTGGATCAGCTGTTTTTCCACTGATGAACAACGCATAGCAGGTGTGCATTCATTAAATATATATCTGCCAAGGTGGAGCCACTTTAAAGAGTGAGTTGTCTTGTATCTCAGCTGGATACAAGTGTATGTTTAAACTGCAAGATTTTTACTTGCTAGATAATCTGTTTTAATATAGTGGTTTGGCCTCTGATTATTTATAGGTTTTATAAATTTTAGAATCAATTTCTCTTTAAGGTGGCTCAGATTTTTCAACTCTTGTGCACATAAAATTGAGTTGAAGTTCattgtgccttttttcttttcccagaagtTGAGTTGAAGCTTCATATGGTAACTGCATCCTATTCACACACTATAGTTTAAAAATCTTGAAACTGTGTGGTGTTCGCTAAAAAACTAAACAATAAAAAGTCAAAGTTAGGTAAGGTCACAAAGTTTTTGTGAAATTAGAGTTCCAGCAGATGTTATTGTGAACAAATATTTCCCCCCTTCTAATTCAATTCAGTCTCCCTGTATGCCGTATAGACTGACAGATACCCTGTTCGGCCTGCACTCGCTATTACCCTAGAGATTACGTACGAATTGATACTGAAACAACAGTTTCCCACTACTGTGAAGATTTGGTCCTTTTCTTGCACTCAATGCATTACATTGAAAGTGAACATCGGAGAACTGGGTAAGGCAGGACAAAGCGTTTCCTCAGTTCTTTCTGTTGTGACCTTATCAGCTTTTGATTGGGATTGCACCATTTCATAGTTAATAAAGGAAACAAAGTATATTGCTGCACTTTTACGTTTTCAGAACAGTGTTTAAAATtgcattgtttttattatttttttaaactatcagtTAAAATAGACTAAAACGTTCTTTCAAAGAGGCATCTAAATGTGTTCCTAATTTTGTATATGGGCTTAGGTTTTGTAACCAATAAAAAGCTGCTATCAAATACTATAAAAAATTCAAGAACTTATTTTGAAGATTATGAAACTGCTTAGTCTTCACTGATTGACTTAGGGGTTTTTGTCTTTGACTAGGTATTAGTTAGCAGAGCTCTGCGGCAAAGTTTAAAGTACGTTACAAGACTGAATAAGCTAGTGCAGTCATCTCCGAAGCTTTGGATGCTGTTCAGTACGGAGTTTCATACTTTTTCAGGAGATGTTCCCCAAACCTGTACAGGAGGCTGTGGTAAGTGGGCTGCAGCTGATCCATGTAACTATTGAACAGTGACTTCAGTTTAAAGGCTTGAAGGTGCACCAGAGCGTCGTGAAACTTTCAGAGTCTTTTTCTACCTCCAGAAACGTCCTTTCCAGGCTCCCAGTGCTAGGCTCCGGTCATGGGTGCAGCGCTGAGCTTAAACTCGAGATGCTGCACAAGCAGGCGCTGCTTCTGCCCAGTGTGCACCACGACCGGCTTCGGGCTGGAGACTGCGCTTCCCgtggctctctgcagctgggagtGATGGGGAAGGATTGGCGCCAAGTCAGAGATTTGCGTTGTCCAGCAGCCCCCTAACTAGTACAGTCCTGCTTTAattgcaggactttgcattttatttaaataatggaggaaaaaacGCTTGAAGGGTGCCTGCGACCCTGCAGCtatggctttgctgtccttgcTCCCTGTCAGTCGGGTGAGTCACCTGGAGAAGCCCCACTCTCTCCAAGGGCAGGCTGATGATGGAGATGGACTTCCAGCACCTTATTTTAATCTTTGCAAATGCTCTTCCTGGGGATATAAAGATCTCACAATAACCCAAACCCCATTTCCAAAAGCAGTTTAATCTCTTTGGTTCCTGCAGCTTCCAGTTGACAGAATGAAATTCAAGTCGTGggatttttttgcaacctgttaATCATCCAGCAAGTCCTACCTAGATGACTTGAAAGACACTACGTTGGAATAAAGAACGCATGATTTTAATAGATATCTTATTTAGAAAGAATAAAGCCTAGGGAAAATCTTGAAGTTCCCCATACTTGTAAAAATACAAACACTTTCATTTGCTTGATCTGCTAAACAGAGAAATGAGTAAGATGATCCACTAACaggcatatttttaattttttttaaatctcagtggACTGAATGATAGCTCAGGCCCATTTTGTTACTCTGATCTGATCTGTAATGTCCTCTGGATTCCGAGTGTGTTTCAAACTAGTCTTTTCAACCAGAGCAACCTGGTTGCATTGTGTTCCTTCTGTTTTGTTGCGTAAAAAAATACTCCCTTTTGTGGCATAATTATGCTTCTATTCAAACACATGTAGGACAACAAATTATGCTAAGCCATTAGGAAGTGATTTtcgagaagaaaaggaaaaaacagtagAAAACCGTGGGCTCCAACAGGCAAAGCCTTGGAAGATTTTACTGCAGGCGTCTGTTGTGATTGCCACTGTCAACTGCATGGCAGGGTGAGCTGGGACAGCCCGCAGTGCTTGGGTCTGCTTCGGGCTGGTATGTTACCCCAGGCTGCTCGGGGAAGCTGCCGAGTGCTGAGATGCAGAGCTAGGGACTAGAGCAGCTTTGCACCTCCCCAGTTCTGGTTTGCGGGTACATTGTCCTGCCGCAGGGGCGGTGACAGGCACGTC
The window above is part of the Opisthocomus hoazin isolate bOpiHoa1 chromosome 1, bOpiHoa1.hap1, whole genome shotgun sequence genome. Proteins encoded here:
- the KPNA3 gene encoding importin subunit alpha-4 is translated as MAENAAAAAAGLENHRIKSFKNKGRDVETMRRHRNEVTIELRKNKRDEHLLKKRNVPQEESLEDSDVDADFKAQNVTLEAILQNATSDNPVIQLSAVQAARKLLSSDRNPPIDDLIKSGILPILVKCLERDDNPSLQFEAAWALTNIASGTSAQTQAVVQSNAVPLFLRLLHSPHQNVCEQAVWALGNIIGDGPQCRDYVISLGVVKPLLSFINPSIPITFLRNVTWVIVNLCRNKDPPPPMETVQEILPALCVLIYHTDINILVDTVWALSYLTDGGNEQIQMVIDSGVVPFLVPLLSHQEVKVQTAALRAVGNIVTGTDEQTQVVLNCDVLSYFPNLLTHPKEKINKEAVWFLSNITAGNQQQVQAVIDAGLIPMIIHQLAKGDFGTQKEAAWAISNLTISGRKDQVEYLVQQNVIPPFCNLLSVKDSQVVQVVLDGLKNILIMAGDEASTIAEIIEECGGLEKIEALQQHENEDIYKLAFEIIDQYFSGDDIDEDPSLIPEATQGGTYNFDPTANLQTKEFNF